CCGGGGCATAGTCCCGCTACCTTCGCAACAGCGAAGACCCCAATCAACCCAGCGAATCCGAGTATCCAGACCTTCATATTCATTCCTTTCATTGATATATCATATCGTTGTTTATCTTACCTAGCGTTTGTGTAAACGAAAGTTCTCTCTGAAAAATCCAGCGGATAAGATGACCAAATCCTCACGGAAGTCATCCGAGCACTTTTTGAATATACAATTCATCCGGGCACGTTGCTCATGCCATGTTGTTCGAATTGCCAGGTATGCAATCACAAATTCGATTGAACGTCCTGCTCGTGCTGGCTCTCGCGCTGGTCGCCGGATGCAGCTTCCCGAATCACGCCGAGCGAAAATACTTAGCCAGCATTTACGGTAGTTCTCCGAATATCCATGTCCCGAGAGCCCAGTTCGATACGGCATGGAGTCGCGCGAAGCGGTTCGTTTCGACCTATTCTTCACAACCAGTTCTCGTCGCGAATGACAGCCTTATTACGACGGACACTTCTAAACCGTCATACTTCTCGCGACTTTTCTCACCATATATTCACCAATATCCTGTCTGTAAAATCACGGCTCATCAGATTTCCGATGGCGTACTGATAAAGACACACTGTTGGGACGGCAGCCACAAGTCCGAAATCCTTGTCGACTATATCAAGACCGGCTTGCTGCCGTATCCCGAATTGATTGATAGATAATATCCAGCTCTTCTATTCTCTCGTCCTTCGCTCCCGCTTTTTCTCACTCTCTCGCTTCTTGGAGCTAAGCCGCCGCTCGACGGCCGATCTGGTCGGCTTCGATTTCTTTCGTTTCTTTGGCCGTAGAATGGCTTGCTGGAGTAGTGCTTCCAATCGATCGATCGCGGCTTGCCGGTTGCGAAGTTGACTGCGGTATTCCTGCGCGGCGATGTGCAGTTTGCCTTCGGTATCGAGTTTACTTTGGAGCCGACCCATCATCCACGCGCGGTCGGCCTCCGGGATGCTCGGCGAGTGCGCCAGATCGAACGCGATCTCGGCTCGCGTGGAAGTCTTATTGACGTGCTGTCCGCCGGGTCCGCTCGAACGAGTGAAGGAAATCTCGATCTCGGCGAGTGGAATTTGCAGGCGGTCCGAGATGTGGATCGCAAGCGAAACGCCCGCGCCACGCGCCTCACTTAATGTTTGGGAAGAAGACTCGGACATAACAGACAAAAATGAGGAAGAGGATAACAACATGGAGCGCAATGCGGCCCATCGCTCCGCCACCTTGATCGAGTTTGGATACGGCTTTGAGAGTCCCTCGCACGATCGGCTCGATAATTCGAATGGCCAGCGCAAACACCCCAAGCACACCGACCATCAAGAGTAGCGCCTTGAGGTACGGGGAGATAGAGTATCGATGGATAAAATCCTCCATGAGTCCCTCCGCCAGCCCGACGAGCAATCCGGATTCCAGGAGCACGAGAGTCCGGCGTGTCGGAACGGCACGCTGTGCTAAGCGGGCGGGGGCCGTCGGGCGGTGTGCTGTCTTGCGCTTACTCATTGGTCGGATCGGTCCGATCTCGTCAAAGCAAATAAAAAGGGACCAAGCTTACCACGTCACACTCGTACAATCGCTGAGAGCTGCTTCCTTCCGGAC
The window above is part of the Bacteroidota bacterium genome. Proteins encoded here:
- the arfB gene encoding alternative ribosome rescue aminoacyl-tRNA hydrolase ArfB; this encodes MSESSSQTLSEARGAGVSLAIHISDRLQIPLAEIEISFTRSSGPGGQHVNKTSTRAEIAFDLAHSPSIPEADRAWMMGRLQSKLDTEGKLHIAAQEYRSQLRNRQAAIDRLEALLQQAILRPKKRKKSKPTRSAVERRLSSKKRESEKKRERRTRE